In one window of Micromonospora cathayae DNA:
- a CDS encoding YihY/virulence factor BrkB family protein — protein MSSTRIVPETRCMADEELSADDAWHTLRREGSWHLLRDAFIRFRYGDGFSHARAFAFQLCLAVVPFMIALTGLISELGVEEGGEIVADTVLALTPGASEQMVTELLDDRDRTESIGELALTLGLLTGLAALTSTMAQIERGANRIYGVERDRPALWKYLRAAVLAVVAGLPALVGFLILVGGGAVGDSVREHYRWGHTIEGAWNLLRWPISLALTVLAVAVLFRHTPRRKQPGLSWLVFGAIIATVLWWLASLLLAAYVAFADNFGQTYGSLTGMMALLIWANLTGVALFGGLAFAAQLEAVRIGVQDPAQPDLWEPEAKREEIYDTGEMTAL, from the coding sequence GTGAGTAGCACCCGGATCGTCCCGGAAACCCGGTGCATGGCGGACGAGGAACTCTCCGCCGACGACGCCTGGCACACCCTGCGCCGCGAGGGCAGCTGGCATCTGCTGCGGGACGCCTTCATCCGGTTCCGCTACGGCGACGGGTTCAGCCACGCCCGCGCCTTCGCGTTCCAGCTCTGCCTGGCCGTGGTCCCGTTCATGATCGCGTTGACCGGGCTGATCAGCGAACTGGGGGTGGAGGAGGGCGGCGAGATCGTCGCCGACACCGTCCTCGCGCTCACCCCCGGTGCCAGCGAACAGATGGTCACCGAACTCCTCGACGACCGGGACCGTACCGAGAGCATCGGTGAACTGGCGCTGACCCTGGGCCTGCTCACCGGCCTGGCCGCGCTCACCTCCACCATGGCCCAGATCGAACGCGGCGCCAACCGGATCTACGGCGTCGAACGGGACCGGCCGGCACTGTGGAAGTACCTGCGCGCCGCCGTCCTCGCGGTCGTCGCCGGCCTGCCCGCGCTGGTCGGCTTCCTCATCCTGGTCGGTGGCGGCGCGGTGGGCGACTCGGTACGCGAGCACTACCGCTGGGGCCACACCATCGAGGGCGCCTGGAACCTGCTGCGCTGGCCGATCAGCCTCGCGCTGACCGTGCTCGCCGTCGCGGTGCTGTTCCGGCACACCCCCCGGCGTAAGCAACCCGGCCTGTCCTGGCTGGTCTTCGGCGCCATCATCGCCACCGTGCTGTGGTGGCTGGCCAGCCTGCTGCTCGCCGCGTACGTGGCGTTCGCCGACAACTTCGGCCAGACGTACGGCTCGCTCACCGGCATGATGGCCCTGCTGATCTGGGCGAACCTCACCGGCGTGGCGCTGTTCGGCGGGCTGGCCTTCGCCGCCCAGCTGGAGGCGGTCCGGATCGGGGTACAGGACCCGGCCCAACCCGACCTGTGGGAGCCCGAGGCCAAGCGTGAGGAGATCTACGACACCGGGGAGATGACCGCGCTGTAG
- a CDS encoding phosphatase PAP2 family protein, protein MAAVKEVLRRPLGHFTERSLAGLALVLGAGVGFGILLVLVRSQWGPLYDVDHGIAAWLNAQVSPHGPLVTVLNAITDLGGLAVIGWLVSVGVVGLLIRKQGRLAVYLLVTGAGALILDPTLKALVDRLRPEVEVPIGSYSGESFPSGHALGSMVAYGALLLVFLPAMRPRWRKAAIAVTATIVFLIGLTRVALGVHFVSDVLGAWLLGAAWLGVTAYAFRLWRLERGRPAVPLGEGLEPEAAHDVAPAPDEEKLIPHARAGVAELIIGWVLILGLLYGFGSYVSYHAQGTFFATLDTAVPNWFDTHRTPGRDDFSYWWSKVGDTHAILLISLVFCPIVLAVWRRWRPVLFVALTMFGELSLFLASAAAVDRPRPPIENLDGPMPTSSFPSGHIAATLCLWTAIAIIVFPRTDRWWRWVFVALAVIMPVGVAVSRMYRGMHHPTDFMGAILLTACWIGLLYWVLRPNADVAEGNRPAIESEDVDTLDDELVKAGRVD, encoded by the coding sequence GTGGCCGCGGTCAAAGAGGTTCTGCGTCGACCCCTGGGACACTTCACCGAACGGAGCCTCGCCGGCCTCGCGCTGGTGCTCGGTGCCGGGGTCGGCTTCGGGATACTGCTGGTGCTGGTCCGCAGCCAGTGGGGGCCGCTCTACGACGTCGACCACGGCATCGCCGCCTGGCTCAACGCCCAGGTCTCGCCGCACGGGCCGCTGGTCACCGTACTCAACGCGATCACCGACCTCGGTGGCCTGGCCGTCATCGGCTGGCTGGTCTCGGTCGGGGTGGTCGGCCTGCTGATCCGCAAGCAGGGCCGGCTCGCGGTCTACCTGCTGGTCACCGGGGCCGGCGCGCTGATCCTCGACCCGACGCTCAAGGCGCTGGTCGACCGGCTGCGCCCCGAGGTCGAGGTGCCGATCGGCAGTTACTCCGGGGAGAGCTTCCCCAGCGGCCACGCGCTCGGCTCCATGGTCGCGTACGGGGCGCTGCTGCTGGTGTTCCTGCCCGCCATGCGGCCCCGGTGGCGCAAGGCGGCGATCGCGGTGACCGCCACCATCGTGTTCCTGATCGGACTCACCCGGGTCGCGCTCGGCGTGCACTTCGTCTCCGACGTGCTCGGGGCCTGGCTGCTCGGCGCGGCCTGGCTCGGCGTCACCGCGTACGCCTTCCGGCTCTGGCGGCTGGAGCGGGGCCGGCCGGCCGTACCGCTGGGGGAGGGCCTGGAACCGGAGGCCGCGCACGACGTGGCGCCCGCGCCCGACGAGGAGAAACTGATCCCGCACGCCCGCGCCGGCGTGGCCGAGTTGATCATCGGCTGGGTGCTGATCCTCGGCCTGCTCTACGGCTTCGGCAGCTACGTGAGCTACCACGCCCAGGGCACCTTCTTCGCCACCCTGGACACCGCCGTGCCGAACTGGTTCGACACGCACCGCACCCCGGGGCGCGACGACTTCAGCTACTGGTGGAGCAAGGTCGGCGACACCCACGCCATCCTGCTGATCTCGCTGGTCTTCTGCCCGATCGTGCTGGCGGTCTGGCGGCGCTGGCGGCCGGTGCTGTTCGTGGCGCTGACCATGTTCGGCGAGCTGAGCCTCTTCCTGGCCAGCGCGGCGGCCGTGGACCGGCCGCGTCCGCCGATCGAGAACCTGGACGGCCCGATGCCGACCTCGTCGTTCCCGTCCGGCCACATCGCCGCCACGCTCTGCCTCTGGACCGCCATCGCGATCATCGTGTTCCCGCGCACCGACCGCTGGTGGCGCTGGGTGTTCGTGGCCCTGGCGGTGATCATGCCGGTCGGGGTGGCGGTCTCCCGGATGTACCGGGGCATGCACCACCCGACCGACTTCATGGGCGCGATCCTGCTCACCGCCTGCTGGATCGGCCTGCTCTACTGGGTGCTGCGCCCCAACGCCGACGTGGCGGAGGGCAACCGGCCGGCCATCGAGTCGGAGGACGTCGACACCCTCGACGACGAACTGGTCAAGGCGGGTCGGGTCGACTGA
- a CDS encoding endonuclease/exonuclease/phosphatase family protein, which translates to MLRVVTWNIRTGGRDRAGPDRWDRLVRVVVAQRPDVLALQELRGFDDGGVADRFAGAVGLRAYLARSCFGQPVAVLVRPEWRVLAAGPVRRPFHHGAQRVTLATAAGPLTVLSTHLDPYRGWRRRIEAGWLAAAVRRSPGTLALLGGDLNTLEPDVDHTARIARLPAAYRRRHLRRDGRAETRAVARLYRAGLVDLFGRAGTGPPETAPTRHGGGVEFSGMRLDYLLGTTALAGLARDCRVVRGGDTEYASDHYPVAVDLDLTPA; encoded by the coding sequence ATGCTGCGGGTGGTGACCTGGAACATCCGTACCGGCGGTCGGGACCGTGCCGGCCCCGACCGCTGGGACCGGCTGGTCCGGGTCGTCGTCGCGCAGCGGCCCGACGTGCTCGCCCTCCAGGAACTGCGCGGCTTCGACGACGGCGGGGTGGCGGACCGGTTCGCCGGGGCGGTGGGCCTGCGGGCGTACCTGGCCCGGTCCTGCTTCGGGCAGCCGGTGGCGGTACTGGTCCGGCCAGAATGGCGGGTGCTCGCCGCCGGCCCGGTACGCCGTCCGTTCCACCACGGCGCGCAGCGGGTCACCCTGGCCACCGCCGCCGGGCCGCTGACCGTGCTCAGCACCCACCTCGACCCGTACCGGGGCTGGCGACGACGGATCGAGGCTGGCTGGCTGGCCGCCGCCGTACGACGGTCCCCGGGCACGCTGGCCCTGCTGGGCGGGGACCTGAACACCCTCGAACCGGACGTCGACCACACCGCCCGGATCGCCCGGCTGCCGGCGGCGTACCGGCGGCGGCACCTGCGCCGCGACGGCCGGGCGGAGACCCGGGCGGTGGCCCGGCTGTACCGGGCCGGTCTGGTCGACCTGTTCGGCCGGGCCGGCACCGGCCCGCCCGAGACCGCACCGACCCGGCACGGCGGCGGCGTCGAGTTCTCCGGGATGCGGCTGGACTACCTGCTCGGCACCACCGCGCTGGCCGGGCTGGCTCGGGACTGCCGGGTGGTACGCGGCGGCGACACCGAGTACGCCTCGGACCACTACCCGGTCGCCGTCGACCTCGACCTCACCCCGGCCTGA
- a CDS encoding helix-turn-helix transcriptional regulator, with product MTSHVFTLVLDRQPTDDELATLQAAGCDDGAFGMEDSLAVVEFDREAPTMADAIASAVRSLEAAGLGVTRVLDQDLLTLADIADRIGQSRESIRRYASGTRGPGGFPPPVNPSREGTLFYRWSEVAPWIRHHLDIDVPDADPALVVANLILQARKHRHRVQHLSALSDLLAA from the coding sequence GTGACATCCCACGTCTTCACGCTCGTGCTCGATCGGCAACCCACCGATGACGAGCTAGCCACGCTGCAGGCTGCGGGCTGCGACGATGGCGCCTTCGGCATGGAGGACAGCCTCGCAGTCGTCGAGTTCGATCGGGAGGCACCCACGATGGCGGACGCCATCGCCTCCGCCGTGCGCTCCCTGGAGGCGGCGGGTCTCGGGGTCACCCGCGTGCTGGATCAGGACCTGCTGACCCTCGCCGACATCGCGGACCGGATCGGCCAGAGCAGGGAGTCGATCCGCCGCTATGCTTCGGGCACCCGCGGGCCCGGCGGCTTTCCGCCCCCGGTCAACCCGTCCCGCGAGGGGACGCTGTTCTACCGCTGGAGCGAGGTGGCTCCGTGGATCCGCCACCATCTCGACATCGACGTGCCGGACGCGGACCCGGCCCTTGTCGTCGCCAACCTGATCCTGCAGGCACGGAAGCACCGCCACCGGGTGCAGCACCTGTCGGCGCTCAGCGATCTGCTGGCGGCGTAG
- a CDS encoding alpha/beta fold hydrolase has protein sequence MTARPWWCRLSTGRGGPAEPSAPGRFGPAELRLALAAPRPAAGLTSEWRLVDGIRTHCRRSAAAVDGRLPVLLLHGLAVSHRYLTPLAVALADTHPVYVPDLPGFGLSGPPPQPYDAVRHAGHLAAWLAAYRLGPVCVLGHSFGAEVAAALAARHPDAVRALVLAGTTSDPTARSRWGQVGRFLVDTTREAKLQAPILLRDVLDAGPHRVHATLTHSVRHAVESDLARVEVPTLVVTGERDPIVPRPWRDTVGRLVPAARSVTVPGAAHNVATTAPAQVAEAVRTFLSRLPSPEPEQVTHANR, from the coding sequence GTGACGGCGCGGCCGTGGTGGTGCCGCCTCTCGACAGGCAGAGGCGGGCCCGCCGAACCGTCCGCCCCGGGTCGGTTCGGCCCGGCCGAGTTGCGGCTGGCGCTGGCCGCGCCACGCCCGGCCGCCGGGCTGACCAGCGAGTGGCGGCTGGTGGACGGAATCCGGACGCACTGCCGCCGGTCCGCCGCCGCAGTCGACGGGCGTCTCCCGGTCCTGCTGCTGCACGGCCTGGCCGTGTCGCACCGGTACCTCACCCCGCTGGCGGTGGCGCTGGCCGACACCCATCCGGTGTACGTGCCGGACCTGCCCGGCTTCGGGTTGAGCGGCCCGCCGCCGCAGCCGTACGACGCGGTACGGCACGCCGGACATCTGGCCGCCTGGCTGGCGGCGTACCGGCTCGGCCCGGTCTGCGTGCTGGGCCATTCGTTCGGCGCGGAGGTGGCGGCGGCGCTGGCCGCCCGGCACCCGGACGCGGTGCGCGCCCTGGTGCTGGCCGGGACGACCAGTGACCCGACGGCCCGGTCCCGGTGGGGGCAGGTCGGCCGGTTCCTGGTCGACACCACCCGGGAGGCGAAACTCCAGGCCCCGATCCTGCTCCGCGACGTCCTCGACGCCGGGCCGCACCGGGTGCACGCCACGCTGACCCACTCGGTACGTCACGCGGTCGAGTCCGACCTGGCCCGGGTGGAGGTCCCTACCCTGGTGGTGACCGGGGAGCGGGACCCGATCGTGCCGCGACCGTGGCGGGACACGGTCGGCCGGCTGGTCCCGGCGGCGCGTTCGGTGACCGTGCCCGGGGCCGCGCACAACGTCGCCACCACCGCGCCGGCCCAGGTGGCCGAGGCGGTACGGACGTTCCTCTCCCGGCTGCCCTCCCCTGAACCGGAACAGGTGACCCATGCGAATCGGTAA
- a CDS encoding TIGR03557 family F420-dependent LLM class oxidoreductase: MVNVGYTLMCEQAGPKELVDYAVRAEAAGFDQLVISDHYYPWLESQGHSPYAWSVLGAVAHATSRAELMSFVTCPIRRYHPAVVAQKASTIGVLSDGRFTLGLGAGENLNEHVVGGWPHVQQRHEMFEEAVQIIRPLLNGETLTFSGNHYDVPDAYVWDRPDRPVRMAIAASGRQSATLAAEYGNGIIATEPDRHIIEMYDDAGGAGQPRYGQVAICYGPDEAECRKIVHDQFRWFGLGWKVNAELPGPDSFEAASQYVREDDVAEGISCGPDVDRHVAAFKKFVDAGFSHVAIVQVGGGSQPMFLDWAREELLPRLRQL, encoded by the coding sequence ATGGTCAACGTCGGCTACACCCTGATGTGCGAGCAGGCCGGTCCCAAGGAACTGGTCGACTACGCGGTACGCGCGGAGGCAGCCGGCTTCGACCAGCTCGTCATCTCCGACCACTACTACCCGTGGCTGGAGTCGCAGGGCCACTCGCCGTACGCCTGGTCGGTGCTCGGCGCGGTCGCGCACGCCACCAGCCGGGCGGAGCTGATGTCCTTCGTGACCTGCCCGATCCGGCGGTACCACCCGGCGGTGGTGGCGCAGAAGGCCAGCACCATCGGCGTCCTCTCCGACGGCCGGTTCACCCTCGGTCTGGGCGCCGGGGAGAACCTCAACGAGCACGTGGTCGGCGGCTGGCCGCACGTGCAGCAGCGGCACGAGATGTTCGAGGAGGCGGTGCAGATCATCCGGCCGCTGCTCAACGGGGAGACGCTGACCTTCTCCGGCAACCACTACGACGTGCCCGACGCGTACGTGTGGGACCGGCCGGACCGGCCGGTCCGGATGGCGATCGCCGCCTCGGGCCGGCAGTCGGCCACCCTCGCCGCCGAGTACGGCAACGGCATCATCGCCACCGAGCCGGACCGGCACATCATCGAGATGTACGACGACGCCGGCGGCGCGGGCCAGCCCCGCTACGGGCAGGTGGCGATCTGCTACGGCCCCGACGAGGCGGAGTGCCGCAAGATCGTGCACGACCAGTTCCGCTGGTTCGGCCTCGGCTGGAAGGTGAACGCCGAACTGCCCGGCCCGGACTCGTTCGAGGCGGCCAGCCAGTACGTCCGGGAGGACGACGTGGCGGAGGGCATCTCCTGCGGCCCGGACGTCGACCGGCACGTGGCCGCGTTCAAGAAGTTCGTCGACGCCGGCTTCAGCCACGTGGCGATCGTGCAGGTCGGTGGGGGCAGCCAGCCGATGTTCCTAGACTGGGCCCGGGAGGAGCTGCTCCCCCGGCTGCGCCAGCTGTGA
- a CDS encoding cellulase family glycosylhydrolase, producing the protein MKTRLSVVAATLLTFVVGLVAFGMQPAHAAAGFTVANGKLYDANGNEFVMRGVNHAHTWYTHQTSSFANVKALGANTVRVVLSSGQRWTKNDTADVSNVISLCKQNKLICVLEVHDTTGYGEQAGAATLAQAVDYWISVQSALAGQEKYVILNIGNEPYGNQGYATWATDTSNAIKRLRTAGFEHTIMVDAPNWGQDWSFTMRDNATSVFAADPARNTVFSIHMYGVFNTAAKISDYLGRFRTAGLPIVVGEFGHNHSDGDPDEDAILSYSQANGLGWLGWSWSGNGGGVEYLDLAINFDPANLSSWGQRLFNGANGIRQTAREASVYGGTTPTTPPTTPPTTPPVTTPPPTTPPAGKSCAATYSIVGSWQGGFQGDVKVTAGSAAISGWTVTWTFTGGQTVTQSWNATVTSSGSSVTAKNVGYNGNLGAGASTTFGFIGSASGTNTAPTLTCTAV; encoded by the coding sequence ATGAAGACACGACTCTCCGTCGTCGCCGCCACCCTGCTCACGTTCGTGGTCGGCCTGGTGGCGTTCGGCATGCAGCCGGCGCACGCCGCCGCCGGCTTCACCGTCGCCAACGGCAAGCTGTACGACGCCAACGGCAACGAGTTCGTCATGCGCGGGGTCAACCACGCGCACACCTGGTACACCCACCAGACCAGCTCGTTCGCCAACGTCAAGGCGCTCGGCGCGAACACCGTCCGGGTGGTGCTCTCCAGCGGGCAGCGCTGGACCAAGAACGACACCGCCGACGTCTCGAACGTCATCTCGCTGTGCAAGCAGAACAAGCTGATCTGCGTGCTGGAGGTGCACGACACCACCGGCTACGGCGAGCAGGCCGGCGCGGCCACCCTGGCGCAGGCGGTCGACTACTGGATCAGCGTCCAGAGCGCGCTGGCCGGCCAGGAGAAGTACGTCATCCTCAACATCGGCAACGAGCCGTACGGCAACCAGGGCTACGCCACCTGGGCGACCGACACGTCGAACGCCATCAAGCGGCTGCGTACCGCCGGCTTCGAACACACCATCATGGTGGACGCCCCGAACTGGGGTCAGGACTGGTCCTTCACCATGCGGGACAACGCCACCTCGGTCTTCGCCGCCGACCCGGCCCGGAACACCGTCTTCTCCATCCACATGTACGGCGTGTTCAACACCGCCGCCAAGATCAGTGACTACCTGGGCCGGTTCCGTACCGCCGGGCTGCCCATCGTGGTCGGCGAGTTCGGCCACAACCACTCCGACGGCGACCCGGACGAGGACGCCATCCTCTCCTACAGCCAGGCCAACGGCCTCGGCTGGCTGGGCTGGTCGTGGAGCGGCAACGGTGGCGGCGTCGAGTACCTCGACCTGGCCATCAACTTCGACCCGGCCAACCTGAGCAGCTGGGGTCAGCGGCTCTTCAACGGCGCCAACGGCATCAGGCAGACCGCCCGCGAGGCCAGCGTGTACGGCGGCACCACGCCGACCACCCCACCCACCACGCCGCCGACCACCCCGCCGGTCACCACGCCCCCGCCGACCACCCCGCCGGCCGGCAAGAGCTGCGCGGCGACGTACTCGATCGTCGGCTCCTGGCAGGGCGGCTTCCAGGGTGACGTCAAGGTGACCGCCGGCTCGGCCGCGATCAGCGGCTGGACGGTGACCTGGACGTTCACCGGCGGCCAGACCGTCACCCAGTCCTGGAACGCCACGGTGACCAGCAGCGGCTCGTCGGTCACCGCGAAGAACGTCGGCTACAACGGCAACCTCGGTGCCGGGGCCAGCACCACCTTCGGCTTCATCGGCTCCGCGTCGGGCACCAACACCGCCCCGACGCTGACCTGCACCGCCGTCTGA
- a CDS encoding NUDIX hydrolase: MTSNWQQYAELRERRPEYFVNPPDAAIHILSEPAEVAAAEKAKAEALRRRDLPVEWSRTGVVYRDEYGILLRDPVRFADGSLGTYIRSMPGSEADGVVLLPVLDGAVVLVEHFRHALRRWQLEAPRGFGERGVPAMEQAARELREELGAVPTRLVDLGTLHPDSGTATDEVRLYLVEIAELGPLDAQEGIRAARTYPAHQVGDLIRDGVITDGFTIAVWTRAWLRGLLPTATG; the protein is encoded by the coding sequence GTGACCAGTAACTGGCAGCAGTACGCCGAGCTGCGGGAACGAAGGCCGGAGTACTTCGTCAACCCGCCGGACGCCGCCATCCACATCCTGTCGGAGCCCGCCGAGGTGGCGGCGGCCGAGAAGGCCAAGGCCGAGGCGCTGCGCCGCCGGGACCTGCCGGTGGAGTGGAGCCGGACCGGGGTGGTGTACCGGGACGAGTACGGCATCCTGCTGCGTGACCCGGTACGCTTCGCCGACGGCTCGCTCGGTACGTACATCCGGTCGATGCCCGGCAGCGAGGCGGACGGCGTGGTCCTGTTGCCGGTGCTCGACGGCGCGGTGGTCCTGGTGGAACACTTCCGGCACGCCCTGCGACGGTGGCAGCTCGAAGCCCCACGCGGGTTCGGCGAACGCGGTGTTCCGGCGATGGAACAGGCCGCCCGGGAGTTGCGGGAGGAACTCGGGGCGGTGCCCACCCGGCTGGTCGACCTCGGCACCCTGCACCCGGACAGCGGCACCGCCACCGACGAGGTCCGTCTCTACCTGGTGGAGATCGCCGAACTCGGCCCGTTGGACGCGCAGGAGGGCATCCGGGCCGCCCGGACCTACCCCGCCCACCAGGTCGGCGACCTGATCCGGGACGGCGTCATCACCGACGGCTTCACCATCGCGGTGTGGACCCGGGCGTGGCTGCGTGGGCTGCTGCCCACCGCGACCGGCTGA
- a CDS encoding sporulation protein, whose translation MVFKKMLSAFGVGGPSVDTVLANPNTRPGLTLDGQVNLVGGDAPANIEQVTIGLVTRVEMESGDGEYAGVMEFHRMGVSGPLQLAPKQQLAIPFQLPVPWETPITDVYGQRLHGMTMGLRTELAIARAVDKSDLDQVNVHPLPVHERILEAFQRLGFRFKNADLERGHIYGVQQTLPFYQEIEFFAAPQYAHTVNEVELTFVTSQQGVDVILECDKRGGFLTPGQDTFGRYTVSHADADRVDWAQVVDGWLGETINRFGGMRGHGFAAPHGHGYGGHGHGGHGRGVGMGGVVAGAALGVAGGMVAGELIEEAFEGDEGDFEE comes from the coding sequence ATGGTCTTCAAGAAGATGTTGAGCGCGTTCGGGGTGGGCGGGCCGAGTGTGGACACCGTCCTCGCCAACCCCAACACCCGACCCGGCCTCACCCTCGACGGTCAGGTGAACCTCGTCGGCGGCGACGCCCCGGCGAACATCGAGCAGGTCACCATCGGTCTGGTCACCCGGGTCGAGATGGAGAGCGGCGACGGCGAGTACGCCGGGGTGATGGAGTTCCACCGGATGGGCGTCAGCGGCCCGCTCCAGCTCGCCCCGAAGCAGCAGCTCGCCATCCCGTTCCAGCTGCCGGTGCCCTGGGAGACCCCGATCACCGACGTGTACGGCCAGCGGCTGCACGGCATGACGATGGGCCTGCGGACCGAGCTGGCGATCGCCCGCGCGGTCGACAAGAGTGACCTCGACCAGGTCAACGTGCATCCGCTGCCGGTGCACGAGCGGATCCTCGAGGCGTTCCAGCGGCTCGGTTTCCGGTTCAAGAACGCCGACCTGGAGCGCGGGCACATCTACGGCGTCCAGCAGACGCTGCCGTTCTACCAGGAGATCGAGTTCTTCGCCGCGCCGCAGTACGCCCACACCGTCAACGAGGTCGAACTGACCTTCGTGACCAGCCAGCAGGGCGTGGACGTGATCCTGGAGTGTGACAAGCGCGGCGGCTTCCTCACCCCCGGCCAGGACACCTTCGGTCGCTACACGGTGTCGCACGCCGACGCCGACCGGGTCGACTGGGCCCAGGTGGTCGACGGATGGCTGGGCGAGACGATCAACCGGTTCGGCGGGATGCGCGGCCACGGCTTCGCGGCACCGCACGGCCACGGGTACGGCGGTCACGGACACGGCGGCCACGGCCGTGGCGTCGGCATGGGCGGCGTGGTGGCCGGCGCGGCCCTCGGTGTGGCCGGCGGCATGGTCGCCGGTGAGCTGATCGAGGAGGCGTTCGAGGGCGACGAGGGCGACTTCGAGGAGTAG